In Molothrus ater isolate BHLD 08-10-18 breed brown headed cowbird chromosome 20, BPBGC_Mater_1.1, whole genome shotgun sequence, the following are encoded in one genomic region:
- the URM1 gene encoding ubiquitin-related modifier 1, protein MAAPVSLQVEFGGGAELLFDGVKKHQVTLPCQPEPWDIRNLLKWIKQNMLKERPELFLQGESVRPGILVLINEADWELMGELDYKLQDQDNVLFISTLHGG, encoded by the exons atggcggcgcccgTGTCGCTGCAGGTGGAGTTCGG aggtGGTGCAGAGCTCTTATTCGATGGTGTCAAAAAGCATCAGGTGACTTTGCCCTGTCAACCAGAGCCTT GGGATATCAGAAACCTGCTCAAGTGGATCAAACAGAATATGCTGAAAGAGCGACCAGAGCTATTCTTGCAAGGGGAATCTGT GAGGCCGGGAATTTTGGTGCTCATCAACGAGGCAGACTGGGAACTAATG GGTGAGCTGGATTATAAACTCCAGGACCAGGATAATGTGCTTTTCATCTCAACACTGCACGGCGGGTGA
- the CERCAM gene encoding inactive glycosyltransferase 25 family member 3 isoform X3, with product MLQEWLGAVGKDYHSVALKVQEEPSSYPDELGPKHWSDKRYENVMKLKQEALIYAREQQADYILFMDTDSILTNNQTLKFLMAQNKSVVAPMLDSQTFYSNFWCGITPQGFYRRTADYFPTKNRQRRGCFRVPMVYATFLIDLRKEETSHLAFYPPHPNYTWAFDDIIVFAYSCQEAGVEVHVCNQHHFGYINVPVKAHQTLEDDHANFVHLTLEAMVDGPPMQRSRHISLLPRPLTKMGFDEIFLINLVRRPDRRQRMLASLQELEIIPRVVDAVDGSTLNSSDIKVLGVDLLPGYYDPFSGRTLTKGEVGCFLSHYNIWKEIVSRGLERSVVFEDDVRFEAAFPARLQRLMDELEQAQQDWDLIYLGRKQVNDEDEAPVEGVRNLVVAGYSYWTLAYAISHHGAQKLLATKPLSKMLPVDEYLPIMYDKHPNEDYKRHFSPRDLLVFSAHPLLVYPTHYAGDSNWLSDTETSTIWDDDAKKTDWAGSQKTLRDSRDSAGHLRSTARDEL from the exons ATGCTGCAGGAGTGGCTGGGGGCGGTGGGGAAGGACTATCACTCGGTGGCCTTGAAGGTGCAAGAGGAGCCCAG ctcctaCCCTGATGAGCTTGGTCCCAAGCACTGGAGTGACAAACGCTATGAAAACGTGATGAAGTTGAAGCAGGAAGCTCTCATCTATGCCCGGGAGCAGCAGGCAGACTACATCCTG TTCATGGACACTGACAGCATCCTGACCAACAACCAGACCCTCAAGTTTCTCATGGCGCAGAACAAGTCAGTGGTGGCCCCCATGCTGGACTCACAGACCTTCTACTCCAACTTCTGGTGTGGCATCACACCCCAG GGCTTCTATCGCCGGACAGCCGACTACTTCCCCACCAAGAACCGGCAGCGCCGGGGCTGTTTCCGTGTGCCCATGGTCTACGCCACCTTCCTGATCGACCTGCGCAAGGAGGAGACCTCGCACTTGGCTTTCTACCCGCCCCACCCCAACTACACCTGGGCCTTCGATGACATCATTGTCTTTGCCTACTCCTGCCAGGAGGCTG GTGTGGAGGTCCATGTGTGCAACCAGCATCACTTTGGTTACATCAATGTTCCTGTGAAGGCCCACCAGACGCTGGAGGATGATCATGCCAACTTTGTGCATCTCACACTGGAGGCCATGG TGGATGGTCCCCCCATGCAGCGCTCCAGGCACATTTCTCTCCTGCCCAGGCCGCTCACAAAAATGGGCTTTGATGAA aTCTTCCTAATCAACCTGGTGCGGAGGCCAGACCGGCGGCAGCGAATGCTggcatccctgcaggagctggagatcATTCCACGGGTGGTGGATGCTGTGGATGGCAG CACCCTCAACAGCAGTGACATCAAGGTGCTGGGTGTGGACTTGCTACCTGGGTACTACGATCCCTTCTCCGGCCGCACGCTCACCAAGGGCGAGGTCGGCTGCTTCCTCAGCCACTACAATATCTGGAAGGAG aTTGTGTCCCGGGGGTTGGAGAGGTCGGTGGTGTTCGAGGATGACGTGCGCTTCGAGGCTGCCTTCCCAGCACGTCTGCAGCGGCTGATGGatgagctggagcaggcacagcaggactgggaCCTCAT CTACCTGGGGAGGAAACAGGTGAACGATGAGGATGAGGCACCTGTGGAAGGCGTGCGGAACCTGGTGGTGGCCGGGTACTCGTACTGGACACTGGCCTACGCCATCTCCCACCACGGGGCACAGAAGCTGCTGGCCACCAAACCCCTCTCCAAAATGCTGCCCGTGGACGAGTATCTGCCCATCATGTATGACAAGCACCCCAA TGAGGATTACAAGCGGCACTTCTCCCCACGGGACTTGCTGGTGTTTTCAGCTCACCCCCTCCTGGTTTATCCCACTCACTATGCTGGGGACAGCAACTGGCTGAGTGACACTGAGACCTCCACCATCTGGGATGACGATGCCAAGAAGACCGACTGGGCTGGCTCACAAAAGACACTGAGGGACTCACGGGACAGTGCTGGCCACCTCCGCTCCACGGCCCGTGACGAGCTCTGA
- the CERCAM gene encoding inactive glycosyltransferase 25 family member 3 isoform X2 — protein MGTAWGDTAQRAGLPWCATDHNSDNTTAMLQEWLGAVGKDYHSVALKVQEEPSSYPDELGPKHWSDKRYENVMKLKQEALIYAREQQADYILFMDTDSILTNNQTLKFLMAQNKSVVAPMLDSQTFYSNFWCGITPQGFYRRTADYFPTKNRQRRGCFRVPMVYATFLIDLRKEETSHLAFYPPHPNYTWAFDDIIVFAYSCQEAGVEVHVCNQHHFGYINVPVKAHQTLEDDHANFVHLTLEAMVDGPPMQRSRHISLLPRPLTKMGFDEIFLINLVRRPDRRQRMLASLQELEIIPRVVDAVDGSTLNSSDIKVLGVDLLPGYYDPFSGRTLTKGEVGCFLSHYNIWKEIVSRGLERSVVFEDDVRFEAAFPARLQRLMDELEQAQQDWDLIYLGRKQVNDEDEAPVEGVRNLVVAGYSYWTLAYAISHHGAQKLLATKPLSKMLPVDEYLPIMYDKHPNEDYKRHFSPRDLLVFSAHPLLVYPTHYAGDSNWLSDTETSTIWDDDAKKTDWAGSQKTLRDSRDSAGHLRSTARDEL, from the exons ATGGGGACAGCGTGGGGGGACACGGCTcagagggctgggctgccctg GTGTGCAACAGACCACAACTCTGACAACACGACAGCAATGCTGCAGGAGTGGCTGGGGGCGGTGGGGAAGGACTATCACTCGGTGGCCTTGAAGGTGCAAGAGGAGCCCAG ctcctaCCCTGATGAGCTTGGTCCCAAGCACTGGAGTGACAAACGCTATGAAAACGTGATGAAGTTGAAGCAGGAAGCTCTCATCTATGCCCGGGAGCAGCAGGCAGACTACATCCTG TTCATGGACACTGACAGCATCCTGACCAACAACCAGACCCTCAAGTTTCTCATGGCGCAGAACAAGTCAGTGGTGGCCCCCATGCTGGACTCACAGACCTTCTACTCCAACTTCTGGTGTGGCATCACACCCCAG GGCTTCTATCGCCGGACAGCCGACTACTTCCCCACCAAGAACCGGCAGCGCCGGGGCTGTTTCCGTGTGCCCATGGTCTACGCCACCTTCCTGATCGACCTGCGCAAGGAGGAGACCTCGCACTTGGCTTTCTACCCGCCCCACCCCAACTACACCTGGGCCTTCGATGACATCATTGTCTTTGCCTACTCCTGCCAGGAGGCTG GTGTGGAGGTCCATGTGTGCAACCAGCATCACTTTGGTTACATCAATGTTCCTGTGAAGGCCCACCAGACGCTGGAGGATGATCATGCCAACTTTGTGCATCTCACACTGGAGGCCATGG TGGATGGTCCCCCCATGCAGCGCTCCAGGCACATTTCTCTCCTGCCCAGGCCGCTCACAAAAATGGGCTTTGATGAA aTCTTCCTAATCAACCTGGTGCGGAGGCCAGACCGGCGGCAGCGAATGCTggcatccctgcaggagctggagatcATTCCACGGGTGGTGGATGCTGTGGATGGCAG CACCCTCAACAGCAGTGACATCAAGGTGCTGGGTGTGGACTTGCTACCTGGGTACTACGATCCCTTCTCCGGCCGCACGCTCACCAAGGGCGAGGTCGGCTGCTTCCTCAGCCACTACAATATCTGGAAGGAG aTTGTGTCCCGGGGGTTGGAGAGGTCGGTGGTGTTCGAGGATGACGTGCGCTTCGAGGCTGCCTTCCCAGCACGTCTGCAGCGGCTGATGGatgagctggagcaggcacagcaggactgggaCCTCAT CTACCTGGGGAGGAAACAGGTGAACGATGAGGATGAGGCACCTGTGGAAGGCGTGCGGAACCTGGTGGTGGCCGGGTACTCGTACTGGACACTGGCCTACGCCATCTCCCACCACGGGGCACAGAAGCTGCTGGCCACCAAACCCCTCTCCAAAATGCTGCCCGTGGACGAGTATCTGCCCATCATGTATGACAAGCACCCCAA TGAGGATTACAAGCGGCACTTCTCCCCACGGGACTTGCTGGTGTTTTCAGCTCACCCCCTCCTGGTTTATCCCACTCACTATGCTGGGGACAGCAACTGGCTGAGTGACACTGAGACCTCCACCATCTGGGATGACGATGCCAAGAAGACCGACTGGGCTGGCTCACAAAAGACACTGAGGGACTCACGGGACAGTGCTGGCCACCTCCGCTCCACGGCCCGTGACGAGCTCTGA
- the CERCAM gene encoding inactive glycosyltransferase 25 family member 3 isoform X1, producing the protein MGAAGPLCALLLLLATGTGTGTGTGTAPPRLVLALLARNAQHSLPHCLGALERLDYPAGSIALWCATDHNSDNTTAMLQEWLGAVGKDYHSVALKVQEEPSSYPDELGPKHWSDKRYENVMKLKQEALIYAREQQADYILFMDTDSILTNNQTLKFLMAQNKSVVAPMLDSQTFYSNFWCGITPQGFYRRTADYFPTKNRQRRGCFRVPMVYATFLIDLRKEETSHLAFYPPHPNYTWAFDDIIVFAYSCQEAGVEVHVCNQHHFGYINVPVKAHQTLEDDHANFVHLTLEAMVDGPPMQRSRHISLLPRPLTKMGFDEIFLINLVRRPDRRQRMLASLQELEIIPRVVDAVDGSTLNSSDIKVLGVDLLPGYYDPFSGRTLTKGEVGCFLSHYNIWKEIVSRGLERSVVFEDDVRFEAAFPARLQRLMDELEQAQQDWDLIYLGRKQVNDEDEAPVEGVRNLVVAGYSYWTLAYAISHHGAQKLLATKPLSKMLPVDEYLPIMYDKHPNEDYKRHFSPRDLLVFSAHPLLVYPTHYAGDSNWLSDTETSTIWDDDAKKTDWAGSQKTLRDSRDSAGHLRSTARDEL; encoded by the exons ATGGGCGCCGCGGGGCCGCTCTGcgccctcctcctgctgctggccaccggcaccggcaccgggaccggCACCGGGACAGCCCCACCGCGCCTGGTGCTCGCCCTCCTGGCCCGGAACGCCCAGCACTCGCTGCCGCACTGCCTGGGAGCCCTGGAGCGCTTGGACTATCCCGCGGGCAGCATCGCCCTGTG GTGTGCAACAGACCACAACTCTGACAACACGACAGCAATGCTGCAGGAGTGGCTGGGGGCGGTGGGGAAGGACTATCACTCGGTGGCCTTGAAGGTGCAAGAGGAGCCCAG ctcctaCCCTGATGAGCTTGGTCCCAAGCACTGGAGTGACAAACGCTATGAAAACGTGATGAAGTTGAAGCAGGAAGCTCTCATCTATGCCCGGGAGCAGCAGGCAGACTACATCCTG TTCATGGACACTGACAGCATCCTGACCAACAACCAGACCCTCAAGTTTCTCATGGCGCAGAACAAGTCAGTGGTGGCCCCCATGCTGGACTCACAGACCTTCTACTCCAACTTCTGGTGTGGCATCACACCCCAG GGCTTCTATCGCCGGACAGCCGACTACTTCCCCACCAAGAACCGGCAGCGCCGGGGCTGTTTCCGTGTGCCCATGGTCTACGCCACCTTCCTGATCGACCTGCGCAAGGAGGAGACCTCGCACTTGGCTTTCTACCCGCCCCACCCCAACTACACCTGGGCCTTCGATGACATCATTGTCTTTGCCTACTCCTGCCAGGAGGCTG GTGTGGAGGTCCATGTGTGCAACCAGCATCACTTTGGTTACATCAATGTTCCTGTGAAGGCCCACCAGACGCTGGAGGATGATCATGCCAACTTTGTGCATCTCACACTGGAGGCCATGG TGGATGGTCCCCCCATGCAGCGCTCCAGGCACATTTCTCTCCTGCCCAGGCCGCTCACAAAAATGGGCTTTGATGAA aTCTTCCTAATCAACCTGGTGCGGAGGCCAGACCGGCGGCAGCGAATGCTggcatccctgcaggagctggagatcATTCCACGGGTGGTGGATGCTGTGGATGGCAG CACCCTCAACAGCAGTGACATCAAGGTGCTGGGTGTGGACTTGCTACCTGGGTACTACGATCCCTTCTCCGGCCGCACGCTCACCAAGGGCGAGGTCGGCTGCTTCCTCAGCCACTACAATATCTGGAAGGAG aTTGTGTCCCGGGGGTTGGAGAGGTCGGTGGTGTTCGAGGATGACGTGCGCTTCGAGGCTGCCTTCCCAGCACGTCTGCAGCGGCTGATGGatgagctggagcaggcacagcaggactgggaCCTCAT CTACCTGGGGAGGAAACAGGTGAACGATGAGGATGAGGCACCTGTGGAAGGCGTGCGGAACCTGGTGGTGGCCGGGTACTCGTACTGGACACTGGCCTACGCCATCTCCCACCACGGGGCACAGAAGCTGCTGGCCACCAAACCCCTCTCCAAAATGCTGCCCGTGGACGAGTATCTGCCCATCATGTATGACAAGCACCCCAA TGAGGATTACAAGCGGCACTTCTCCCCACGGGACTTGCTGGTGTTTTCAGCTCACCCCCTCCTGGTTTATCCCACTCACTATGCTGGGGACAGCAACTGGCTGAGTGACACTGAGACCTCCACCATCTGGGATGACGATGCCAAGAAGACCGACTGGGCTGGCTCACAAAAGACACTGAGGGACTCACGGGACAGTGCTGGCCACCTCCGCTCCACGGCCCGTGACGAGCTCTGA